cgatccAGGACAAATGGAATTTAGGTTCGAGTAACTTACAGTGTTAAGTCACTGAAACCTCATAAGCTATTATCATAacgttaattcccccttgggtctcagatcccgaggcagagcgaattcgattttAAAAGGTACTTATGGCTCATATGAATGTATGAAAAACACGAATgaatgtgaaaatttatcatatatatatatatatatatatatatatatatatatatatatatatatatatatatggtgcaaacaagtacaatgtcgtacttccttgttatcttgaaaaggttcctcaatgatgtaagacgtgtttgaaaacttggtgtatatttgtagacatTACAAAAATCGTTTAGAGTCTAAAcgatttttgtaatatctacaaatatacaccaagttttcaaacacgtcttacatcattttggaaccttttcaagatatatatatatatatatatatatatatatatatatatatatatatatatatatatatatatatatatatatatatatatgtatatttttgggctcaagccatgtcgtcctgatggaagttcctatagggtagcttcctagggtatattacaactacggcgatattcccagagaatttaccttaaggtaccagaattctaactcctggagcgaatatccctcctgaaagggatatcgcgacatatcagaggacgtattcttgacacgccacatggcaatctgcatcccgaacagagatttcgtctcgcagggggcagttggcaagaaacgaattcgggaaagaaaaagggggagccgctcccaaggctccctatctcccgattcgtaagcgtgcctggcgccaatcctggcgccatctgtattcctttttgcgtagcttaataactcggtgttttttcctgtttctcgcaaatcttggatttattctgcttttcatggcttctccgtcttcgtcggcctctgataagttgagtaccatgtcttttatgtataaatgtaggctcttggtaaatttttgagtgattaataggattaatctttgttacaagagccgtagcctaccggaggcgtcatggacgctgtcgctcgctaggtataagtttagttagtcagagcgacattcccggttgttttgctttaataaattttagctatttagcattacataggatttcctttcgtgcttagtattattttggcgaagtattcgccattctggcctacgctaggccatgtagcctagtcgtttggtcctaatacttcatgcatgattttgggttttccgagtgtattgaaattttattgaagctttaggctatgttttatacatttaagattgtgtggaatatttccaagatagtttcggtgatttaggtaatcgattctcttggtgcctaggctaagttgcttatggagccttagtatactttctcatactccccggttgctttcttttcttcggagatggtctgcaatccctttccctctgtttaagccttgggcttatccctaagtggttttttccgattttattttcgataaaactatactggggtgttactgtaccttcctgttccagtaagtctggttcaaagagggacagaacaacagagttttttagtctgagtctgtgtttgtctggcttggggtagagtctccctcgctggcctgacacagacaaaggtggctttgcctccttaggtcactaccgaaggtttctgtggatatgattccttcttttgtgatctaccagactagtccttgttgctgttctcgggggaggataagtttctttccctgggagtggcaacaccttccttgctttggtgctctgggagctggcaagtattgctggcctccccccttggatctcccttaggctaagataagtttcttggctgcgggtgatccgtcactaaagcaaggttggtaggaccctcttttgtcccttccccctctatcttcgtaatggcctagccattacagtactgtacgtcgttctacatctggacctagaataggttaggatgtggaattgactcagccccctgccggccggcaagggtcttatattttgagtgctgcccggacctcccttggtccctcatccatgcctgcctgtagagccagacggcattggtcaggaagcctgaattatattctccccttccttatatgcactctttcggattgccgggcttggaggtagtgtactctcttatcccggcatccatcctatttctcttctagtgctgtacccgacccggctgccggcctatgaggccggcagccgggcgggtgtagtcctctggttcttttgctgccggctggcatcggtcctgtacctttgccggccggctaatgtcagcccttgtctgccggtcaccaagagtgtggccggcagctgggtactaccttgtgtagttgccggccggcagccattgccggccgacattggctgttgccggccggcagttgctgccagccggcacatgcacttgaactagagttctgccgccttatagctgttaagtagtatactttaaagctagttatggggcacgtatcctcctatactgtactagtattcttcagtataacatatacagtaagaagaaaactatggtatgggttttggtacagcactgtgtgttctaacacttttgtgttttcttgcacagtcctttgctgttgccctacagataggaaagtgagttctttcctgtctattatccaggattttaaaatcattgcttaggtgtgagctccacctgtttcctttggaaaccttgcattggttactctagaagagattaaccatttgattttattatctggaaggctgcaacaatgggttgtgagggaaacacaagtgtgtgtctttcctttatgaattgttatgctatactatgcatatccagtgatacatagttcacttgatactcatggaaatttcttctctttacagggggaccctccgaagtgcggaaatgttttctgcaacgtccgcagcaagaacctctgcggacatgagttttgtaggagacacgcagcatgcgctgtctccaaggatgatctccagtattgggactctcaggtttgtattgtgtgcactaacctgattactgaggcctttgattcccctaggacggcggaatcaagggatatagcaagggagaagctttgtacctgggtaaggggcttccaaaagaacacctctggcccttatcttccatgTGAGAAggtgagggcgtatcttttccctaaggcatcagctgatgcagtgattccccagcctcaagaggagatcccccaaggtcagatccaggtggatgctgaagtcgcggtcgcgatgcaagacatccagttagatgacaggatgtctgacgtggacgagcgtttggaagaagacctcctggcagaaggccaggatgaagttcaagccccggacgtcgtagaggaagaggtcgacgaggtgtcggctactccggttcagattccggagcctattccctcaacatcggcccagtagagctgggacaggccctctcttcgattgttggaatgatccaacaaatgcagaaggagaatcaggagaaggcggctgctatggaacggcggatgcagtgccttgcagaatcacatgggccccagaaaaggctcaatgtgaaagaccttcccttgtgctcagatgctaacccatggaggtatgctgagcacatgccaatgacgactggaaagatcgtcatctcggataagctgggctcagttcccctagaggaggtggaattctggcccagcaaggcatcatatccggactgttatgtccggctgaggaaggaaccagcttcaaaggaggagacagagccgaaggaggtcatagtgatggaccatactaaggctcaagctctgctttcatccttgttgaaagagaggggcttctctaactcaaaagtagctgcattgagcaagaagctcccttcctttgtgtcctctcctgctagagccttcccctttttacagaaagggtttgcggctgtactaaaagcagtcgaggccgacaagccttgcccctccctgaaggagtgtaaacccttgtcgctggccctacctatggaccacaaagactggaaggacgtccatcttacgttctcagttgggaagttggaggctgatatcgccggacgtcagttcggcgaggacctccctaagctgtctgactttctcttgcagagagagttcgagacaaaagaaagactggctgcctcaatgtctcttcagactactcttgagacgatggcaagtgaccccaaggtccatgaaatgttcatggtggtggccaagactcatctggccacagtgacgaaggatctttatggcttcgtcacggcgaggagagcttgtagggagttcgtgttcacctcggctacggtgaggcacgagccaaggaaactaatctcctccaacatttggggcaaagaccttttccctaccgatttggtcaaagaagtagttgataaggccgccttggagaatagaaaccttctccagaagtggggcctggctatcaaaagaaagtctttcccggatgaaggtcctcaaccaaagaggaagactacgaggactaggctaccgtctcggccagccaagccttttagacagcaacagcaactgcaattgccattgcttccagtgccccagatcgtggcacaaaccccgaccacttttcagtgggtaccccaggccgtgtcgacacagtccatggcattcaccccatcgttcgaagggcagtctacttcctttcgagcaaagcctagaggggcagccagaggctcgtctgggcgcccctcaaggggaaggggattcaggggtggtcgtggtcagggaggcaagacctcgggacggcagtccaagcgggatgataccggtaggagggagacttctgaaatttcgggatcggtggaccttcgatccctgggcccacagcgtactcaagaatggactgggcaggagctggtacagcactccacccccgggccttcgggttttccaacactccacccccgttctggaggagtacgttcaagaactgttggagaaaaatgtgatccgaaaggtgaagtccatcaaattccaagggaggctgttttgtgttcccaagaaagactcagaaaagctcagagtcattctggacttgtcgccactcaacaagttcatagtgtattacaaattcaagatgctaacactgcaacacataaggaccttactgcccaagagggcatattccgtctctatagacttgtcagacgcctattggcacattccaatcaaccgtcgactctccccctacctagggttcaggctacaacgaagactatacgccttcagagccatgccattcgggctaaacatagccccaaggatttttacgaagcttgcgagcgtagctctcaaacaattacgcctaaagggaattcaggtagtagcctacctggacgactggttggtgtgggcagcatccgagacagaatgcttgcaagcttccagtcaagtgatctagttcctacagtacctaggtttcaagatcaacagataaaagtctcgactttctccatctcaaaagttccagtggctgggaatccactgggaccttttgtcacaccgtttctccatcccggcgaagaaaaggaaggagatagcgggttctgtcaagagacttctagattccgaaaggatatcaagacgcgaacaagagagggtactgagctctctccagtttgcttcggtgacagacccagtgctaagagcacagctaaaggatgcaaccggagtttggagaagttttgcatcaatcgtgcgaagagatctgagaagaccagttccgcttcggctacgtactcttctcaggccttggtcccaagccagacttctaaagaagtcggttcttcttcagccacctcccccgtcggtgacgattcactcagacgcctcgaaggagggatggggaggtcactcttatcggaaaaaagtccaggggacttggtccaagctattcaagacctttgacataaactttctagaagctatggcagtgctccttaccttaaagaaagtttccccgcgtcactcgatccacataagggtggtgatggacagcgaggtagttgtgagatgcttgaatcaacaaggatcgaggtcaccacttcTCAACCTGGTGGTGTTGGCCatattccgattggcggaaaagaagaagtggtacctgtcggcagttcaccttcaaggagtccgcaatgtgacagtggacgctctatccaggttcacaccgatagagttggaatggtccttagacgcaggatcattctccttcattctgaatcaagtcccagaactgcagatagacctctttgcgacgaaagacaacaagaagttgcccctgtacgtgtccccgtacgaggaccccttagcggaagcagtggacgtgatgtccctcaactggaacagagggtccaggatttatctgttccctcctcacaaccttctgttgagggtcctcaacaaactgagatccttcaaaggggtagcggcaatagtagcccacaagtggccgaacagcgtgtggttccccctggcattggaactacagctgaagtttgtaccgctaccagatccagttctgacccagcgagtccagaagtcgactgtctgcgcttcattacagaaaacccggaccctgcagctcatgattttctctccctagcggtgagaaagcttttcgggatttcgaaagccagcatagacttcctagaggaatataagtgcaaatctactagaaggcaatatgagtcatcttggagaaaatgggtggcctttgtcaaggcgaagaatccgcaggagatctcgacagacttctgcttatctttcttgatccacctccatggtcaaggattggcagctaacacgatttcagcgtgtaagtctgctttgacaagacccattctatatgccttccaggtcgacctaggtaacgagttctttaataaagttccgaaagcctgcgctaggctcagaccttcagcacctccaaaggccatttcatggtctttagacaaagttcttcatttcgcttctctgttgtgcaatgaagaatgtgcgttaaaggatttgacacaaaaagttattttcctatttgcactcgcgtccggggccagggttagtgagattgtagccctctcgagagaggcaggtcgtgttcagttcctggatgggggagaactgaacctgtttccggatcctacgtttctcgccaagaatgagttacccaccaacaggtggggtccctggagaatctgccctctgaaagaagatgcatctctatgcccagtagaatgcctaaaggtctatcttcatagaacttcagacttcaagggtggtcaactattcaggggagaaacatcaggctcaaatttatctctgaatcaactcagagcgaaaatcacatattttattcgcagagcggatcctgacagtacacccgcaggtcacgatccgaggaaagttgcctcatccttaaatttctttaattgtaaggattttgaacatctccgttcatgcactggctggaagtcttccagggtgttctttcgccactatgcgaagcaagtagaggaactaaagagatctgtggtagcagtgggtcgcgtcgttaaccctactgtttaactctgcgaggaacagtggttttaattgggacgattaattccagggtgagtgtgtagttacataccgtactacaaactaagtgaggccactgagttgcccatgtagactgttccatttccaaaggtgaacctagcataagtgcagacatgtgtgccgagcgtttctaacgctaatgtcattgatttgtaatacagacttttatgactttgatacctcggtatctcaaaagtggcatttaatgtgttttctttcagataaacagttttgtttactatcatacttatgcttaaagttttgggttatcctcttcttatatatatatatatataattgtggttaacctgtctgtttattgtctgtcaatgaacttgttcttgagaaccttgcgtctccttcacctgtgtcaatttattggtataattgagcattcattctatgtaccttatctgggataattctaatagaattgttcctttatgcaagctatgatgcattggtttatgctttcccttaacgggaggaccccgtcccataaggggacgatggcggttttactagtttcctcctatgcggatataaacctttgtccaatacaagtattgtgcagagatttggtcgatatttcatattgacgcagtggttctttacaaactatgcttcacttaatatagggcgagaccactatattagcttgcctggtattcatacataggtatatgtactcttcgagacttttccagagtctagtaggactcttccctgtagggggcaggaagctctaacatggtttatagttagttgaaaagatgtataacggtaacatcttaggtctctaggtctagtcgaccgggaaaaattacatccggggattacggcacgttctgagaatccacagatacagtaatgctctggtatacttccatcaggacgacatggcttgagcccaaaaaacggattttgagtgaagcgaaaaatctatttttgggtgagatggccatgtcgtcctgatggacccgcccttgcctttctaagaaagggctgtaggacccctccctacatacagtatctgtagcacctcgtgtacgctacaaggaatacagatggcgccaggattggcgccaggcacgcttacgaatcgggagatagggagccttgggagcggctcccctttttctttcccgaattcgtttcttgccaactgccccctgcgagacaaaatctctgttcgtgatgcagattgccatgtggcgtgtcaagaatacgtcctctgatatgtcgcgatatccctttcaggagggatattcgctccaggagttagaattctggtaccttaaggtaaattctctgggaatatcgccgtagttgtaatataccctaggaagctaccctataggaacttccatcaggacgacatggccatctcacccaaaaatagatttttcgcttcgctcaaaatccgttatatacacgcacatacacacacacacacacatatatatatatatatatatatatatatatatatatatatatatatatatatatatatgtaaatgtttacatatattgtatatatatatatatatatatatatatatatatatatatatatatatttatatatatatatatatatatatatatatatatgtatatgtaaatgtttacatattatatatatatatatatatatatatatatatatatatatatatgtatgtatatctatatatatatatatatatgtatatatacatatgtatctagatacacacgcacacaataggcgcaggaggatatatatataaatatatatatatatatatatatatatatatatatatatatatatatatatatatatatatatatatatatatatatatgtgtgtgtgtttatgtgtgatatatatgtatatatatatatatatatatatatatatatatatatatatcatctcctcctacgcctattgtgtgtgtgtatctagatacatatgtatatatatatatacatatatatatatatatatatatatatatacatatgcatacacacacaaacacacacacatacacacacacacacacacacatatatatatatatatatatatatatatatatatatatatatatatatatatatatatatatatatatacatatacatatacatatacatatatactagataaacattaatatgaaaaaaaacttttatctatgtacatacatattatttTCCTTTCTTGGCAAATCATAAAAATTTGAGAAAATTCTATGGACTCTCCTCTGATCTCACCAGTCGAATCCAATTGCGGCTCCGAGTAATCCAATCACCGAGTCGGGCAAAATCTTGTTTGCGCGAAGAAACCACCAAAAAGAGGAACATTTCTTCTGCTTCCAGTTTAATCACATATCGTCATGAAACCATCAGGTGAATTGAGTTCACCTGGGAATTAGCCTCgtgtttttatttttaagaatgggATGATTCCTGAGATGAAAGCGGCCCAGCTTTGGAAtctctttattttaattgttcattacttatatcgtttatttatttccttattttcttccctcactggactattcttccctgttggagcccttgggcttatagcatcttgcttttccagctagagttgtagctgagctaataataataataataataataataataataataataataataataataataagtaaactaCTTTGCCTAGATTTGGTGTGGCCCAGAGATAGTAGTGATACAGACATTCGACCCAGAGATGGTGGTGTTACAGACATCCGTCCCAGAGATGGTGGTGATACAGACATTCGACCCAGAGATGGTGGTGTTACAGACATTCGACCCAGAGATGGTGGTGATACAGACATTCGACCCAGAGATGATGGTGTTACAGACATTCGACCCAGAGATGGTGGTGATACAGACATTCGACCCAGAGATGGTGGTGTTACAGACATTCGACCCAGAGATGGTGGTGTTACAGACATTCGACCCAGAGATGTTGGTGATACAGACATTCGACCCAGCGATGGTGGTGTTACAGACTTTTGACCCAGAGATGGTGGTGTTACAGACATTCGACCCAGAGATGGTGGTGATACAGACATTTGACCCAGAGATGGTGGTGTTACAGACATTCGACCCAGAGATGGTGGTGTTACAGACATTCGACCCAGAGATGGTGGTGTTACAGACATTCGACCCAGAGATGTTGGTGATACAGGCATTCGACCCAGAgatggtgatgttacagacacTTGACCCAGGGATGTTAGTGATTCAGACATTCGACTCAAAGATTGTAGTGATTCAAAAACTCGATTCAAAGATGGTAGTGATTCAGCCATTAGGTCCAGAGATGTTAGTGATTCAGACATCGTCCCAGAGATGTTAGTGATTCAGACATCGTCCCAGAGATGGTAGTGATTCAGACATTCGGCCCAGAGATGGTAGTGATTCAGACATTCAGCCCAGAGATGTTTGTGATTCAGATATTCAACCCAGAGATGGTAGTGATCCAGACATTGGGCCCTGAGATGTTAATGATTTAGACATTTGACTCAAAGATGGTAGTGATTCAGACATTCGACTCATTGATGGTAGTGATTCAGACATTAGGCCCAGAGATGTTAGTGATTCAGACATTTCACCCAGAGATGGTAGTGATCCAGATATTTGACCCACAAATGGTGGCGTTACAGACATTCGACCCAGAGATAGTAGTGATACAGACATTCGACCTAGAGATGGTGGTAATACAGATATTCGACACAGAGTTGTTAGAGATATAGATATTCGACCCAGAGATGGTAGTGATACAAACATTCAGCCCAGATATGTAAGTGATTCAGACATTCGACACAGAGATGTTAGTAATTCAGACATTTGGCTCAGAGATTAGTGATTCAGACATTCAACGCACAGATGTTAGTGATTCAGACATTTTGCCCAGAGATGTTAGTGATTTAGACATTCGGTCCAGAGATGGTAGTGATACAGATATTCGGCCCAGAGATATTAGT
The window above is part of the Palaemon carinicauda isolate YSFRI2023 chromosome 11, ASM3689809v2, whole genome shotgun sequence genome. Proteins encoded here:
- the LOC137649190 gene encoding E3 ubiquitin-protein ligase SspH2-like produces the protein MSESLTSLDLMAESLPSLNRVFESLQSLSRMSESLTSLGQVSVTSPSLGRMPVSPTSLGRMSVTPPSLGRMSVTPPSLGRMSVTPPSLGQMSVSPPSLGRMSVTPPSLGQKSVTPPSLGRMSVSPTSLGRMSVTPPSLGRMSVTPPSLGRMSVSPPSLGRMSVTPSSLGRMSVSPPSLGRMSVTPPSLGRMSVSPPSLGRMSVTPPSLGRMSVSLLSLGHTKSSLLASTVVTRYPSIRMAPDRPQPGNKFIRENTWELSLYLSEFANLSFMDRCIKKANPVKDILVYSPVICACVLS